In Anopheles arabiensis isolate DONGOLA chromosome 2, AaraD3, whole genome shotgun sequence, the genomic window AGCCAATAGTTTGGCCggttttgtgattaagagaaCCAAAACAGTAAAACCATGAAAGTGTGgtgtatattaaagattttatgtttgttaaatttattctaacttgtttggaattttaaaatcacgataaacaagttatgtttcaatttcaatgctgccgaaaataggtacacagtaaatgttcatttttgacagttcaatgTTGTGGACTCAtgccgaaactcggaacaataacacaccttGGATTTGACTTAAAAAAATTGCCTTTAAAAGTTGACCAGAGCACTACAATGCTtatgtcgacacataataAGACCTTtcttgtacaaaaaaaacaccaatttCACGATAAATAAGGCAATAACTTAagggaaaaataattatttgtgaCCCAGTCGGTCCCGTACGCTATAACCGTCAAGCTGTCACTTTTCTTCAATCGTTGAAAAAGTGTCTGTAAAAGTGTCACATCAAAAAGGCTGCCAAAGCGGGTctaaataagcaacataaaattaagaattaaagtgctttttaacacAAATTTTAGGAAAGTTAGAGTCTTAAATTgcttttaacatattttgtacatatttacattgataaaaacattttctgacccgtattcgcgctgccgaaaataggaacacagcctgttgaacaaactgccgaaaataggagcaaaatcaatgtttacatttttacaaatatttgtaaaaaacTTCTCTGAAACgcgcaaataaaaaatagcgtAACATGTTACACACTTAAAATTttttgccgaatctcggttaatttttgccgagatctgcacaactgaggtctcggcaaagatctcggttaaatttctgttgccgaaatctcggttaaaaatgcaattgacattttgttttgacgtttacgtttaaccgagattttcggttagagcaatccgagatttcagctaattataaaaacaatcttttttttaatttaagtggttttatttgcgtaaaAAGTTAGTTTGAGttataaatacaaacacaattatttattgagCCACAACCATAACAGCCAGAGCCCATGCTGATTGCCGATGTACATTTTCTGCAGCATGATGCCTATCGTATCTGTAGTTGGACGGCAGGAAGTCACCTCCCCCCCAATTGTGAGAGTTGTGGTGGGATGGGAAGCGCAGGGACGGGCGCAGATAGAACACCAGATGGTGTACAGGGTCTGGATGTAGTAAGGGTGCAGGAAGATGGGCCGGGCATAGAGCGAACACCGGTACAGacacggttctgtaaagcgggcagagtgaaacaagcCTGAGTGAACCCTGATTGGAAGTCACGTGGTCGAGTATTTGGATATTTACCTCGTGAAGGTAACTGGAATTGAAACCTGGAAGTCCGAACGGGCCGGCAAAGGTTGGTCCAATCGAACTAGCATCCGGTAATCCTTGGATAAGGACTGCTTCGAGCGACGATCTTATGTGCACTGGCTACGTGCGTTGACAGAGCTTCGTAGCCCACCCGTGTCCGATCGTACGCTGCTGATGATCGGTTTCTTCACGCTGGGTgtcatattttcatttatttttcacactaTTAATTTTATAACACAAAATCACTCCGAAAGGTTTCTGCATCGACAAAATGATgaatgacagatagaaaaCCGAGCCTCGGCTAACTCAAATAGCATGGCCGAAatttcggttattttgacggatgaCCTCGGTGACAGCAGTGTTAACGTACGAAATCGGCATGTtgtgttgccgagtttcggttaaaatatttgtttaactgatatttcagttttaaatggtactgattaTCGGCAATGGGAAATTTTCAACTGACATGtcagcaagaatcgaaagagccgacgaatttcggcagtttttttaaccgaggtcgtgaaatatttttaagtgtgtatgttgagggccatatGACGCTATCTTtaactgatgagtgaacgtttaaatctcgtttttataacaatatactaacgatacttgtacagcttcgtgttactaaagttttatttttgtctaagaaaagtaaaaaatacaatgtTATTTGTAAAAGTCAAAATAacgtattatttattttaactctggcaaagtcatcgtgggcacCATTATaagccgcatgcggcccgcgggccgtagtttggataCCCCTGTTTTAGGGGTAATGGCTCATGCAATCCTTACTTAGGGCGGCAGTCCATGAGattggcatgttgttaagacgTCCGAGTTGACCGTGGGACCCTTcgatgcaacaaaaacaaaaatacgatAAGAAaactgtagcatatctgctatacagaacataTTGTAATACACACTACCATccatagacacattgtaacacactttggaaagccaagccacaccattgtaacacattcattataacacatcagtaaatcagatcattcCATACACACCGTTCATATataaacaattgtgacactctaatcaaaaacaaccgaaacgcacaacataagcaggaacaatATGTAgcccaaagcaggaacagtatatgcattaaacccaaaacaggaacttagtgacaagaaccatcgttcttgtcaacacaagacaaacgtaactagctgagtgaaaacaataactttccaacataaaacccggaaccaaatgtgagaaacccttaacttcttttgagtataaataaaaccaactccgatcatggcaaggcagattcgttcggactgtcaggataggactatgcccatcctacatctatcgacttctcatttaaagagtttagttatgtccccctacccaaggtaaggcctctaaactccaacgtttccagtaagggaaatctcctaaaggtttctaagTTTTAatccacctcggctcatgttagtaaaaactgacctaccgcgacggtactcaaagtacagttgtacgatcatcgcatTACAGGGCGACCGTAACATTATCCAAAcccattacatggcgaccgtagctATCCTCCGAACTCATTACAAAACAACTGGACTGAGTGAGTCCGATTGAAGTACTATTAAGGTCCCAAAAGCAGTATCAGGGCATGGAATCAGGATCTGTTCCAGGACTGATATGGAATCCGAATCAGTTCaaggaccagtatgggtttgGGAACAGTTCCAGAGCCGCAAGGATTGCAAGATCTGCATGgggatcggttccaggaccatTATGGGTTCAGAGTAAGTTTTGGCGTGGGTTCGAGATCAATGCCAGAGCCGGTACGGTTTTTGAAGCAATTTCAGTACCGGTATAGAGTCAAGACATATGCCAGATCCGGTATGGGATCGGGATCAACTCCACGTTAAAACAGTGCTCTCCAACATTTTTAGGATCGTGGACCACTTGGCTTATAAAATACGTTTGCTGCGGCCCACATCTATTGACgcattcattttattgacGTAGTTCAacgtttttaatcaaaaatatgttttatctttaaGCTCTgcaatgggatgggatccgaagcccTTCGAGGGATAATATAGGCTCTgccatccaactcctattccgtCACatcctcgtcgtgcagagtcGTAACATGTGCCTCTATATATCctagcttgggtacacgggctagATCCAACCCCTTGGGCAGATGATGCCATatggcgaaccaggaggggggtgggtatcccgggaaactgggtgcctgaacgtcggggggGCAACCCAACGCTAAACAAAACGATCACGTGGGCGCggggccagtcacccagtcccATGCATGAACAGACTACGGAAAGCACCAGGAATCATCGAAACGGAACCAACGATACCGACCCAACGCAATGGGCCCCCGGACAACGATcaaaatgggctcatggaagGTACGCACTCTTAGCAAAGCCGGAACCTTGAAAAAaccgacccagcccgtaaagactttttaggccgtccacaagcacagaggaggcgtggttggcccaaattgaggtggcaggatggcgtggaggcgtccgccattatggccgggataacggatcggcagacgaaggcgcgagaccgcgAGTGGTTTCGAAAACTCCTGAGGCAGGtaaagaccgcaaagcggttgtagcgccggataaatAAGTAAGTATATTTAATCTTATACTAAACGTGCCtgttaaaaatgtaattttgattttgggCAAGAAAATTGCACGAAATATATAGTAATAGGCTTTTCTTCCCAAAAATCATTTCTTCGCGAACCACTTCTGTTAACGCCACAGACTACAAGATGGAGACCACTGAGTTAAAGGACCGGTTGGGGgttaggatcagttccagagTCAGGATCATGACTAATCCTAACACGTATATGGAATTGAAAAAAGTTCCAGCACCAGAATGAGTTCTGTAAAATTCCAGGTTTGCCATGGGTTCGAGATCAGTCCCAGGAGCGGTGTgaattttgaatcattttctcTTAAAGTATCccttggaattaaaaaaaaaagatatttgcGTTATCTCTAACAAATAACCATTTCACGCGTATCCCAAAATTTATCTTCAACAACCCCGTAACCGGGTCAAATTAACTAGTAGTTCAAAAATTCACGTTCTACGTTATGTAGTTTATCGGCCTACTcccatgttttatttatgctcTTTATTCACATCACCACAGCGTCCGAGTTGTTCTCAATCCACGTGAGGTACTCGGTGACGCGCGTATGGACCGACGGCCAGCTGCGTTCGCAGCCCATCGAAAAGCCATACGAATGGACCGCGATCAGTATCGTTTGTCCGTTTTCCGTCACCGTCACTGGACCACCCTCATCCCCCACGCAAGCTGCACCGTTCTCGGTCGAGGTGCACACATTGCGCGAGCTTAGATACAGCGGGAAGCTAATCAGACAGCTAGTGTTGGTGATGACGCGCGCACGGAAGTacagcagacgacgaaccggGACCACCTCGCCCGTGCTTTGACCGGTTTGGCCCCAGCCGGCTATCGTCGTTTCGTAGTTATTAAACGAATGGCCAATGTACAGACGGCTAGGCAGTTGCACAACGCGTATCCGGTCACTCAGCGGCGCCGGACGGGACAGCGTCAGAATGGCCAGATCGTTCGAGAAGAAAAACGAGCTAAAGTCCGGGTGCACCAGTACGGAGGCGACGGTGATAAATTCCTGCACCGCGGTCATATCGTGTGCACCAAGCATTACCGTGATGGTGCGGTAGCTGTGGGAGAGATAAGGGAAACAGTATGTGAAGAGGAGCTGGGTTTTGTATCTTGGAGGGCATCACACTTACCCATTGACACAGTTGGCCGAGGTAAGTATGTGGCGCTGCGAGATCAGGGTCCCACCGCAGAAGTACGTATTGGAGGGAAACGTCACGAGCACACCGGCCGCCCACGGTACATCGGTAGGGCCTGCCTCTATTCCGTTGTTGATGCGCCGATCTGGCCCATCCGGCACCGGACTGCCAGCAACCACtgcaatcacacacaaacctacCAAAATGGTACGAACTACCGATGATAGCTCCATGGTGTCTCGTCTGGGTGATGTGGTCGTCGACGTCTTCCCTCGAACTAGAGCGCACATTAGCAACAGAGCAGCGCGTATTTATAACCCAATCGGGGTAATATTCTAGacgcacaacaacacaattcGGACGTAAGCGAGAAGTAGCAGATAAGATGAGATCAGTGTGGTGCAGTTGGTAGCACGATAAGCCCATCTTTATTCCCTCTTTACGGTCGGATCAGCGTGTCGGTGTTAAGCTCGAGCCAGTTCATGTACTCGGTCAGCCGTACGTGGACGGCAGGACGGCCCCGCTCGCAGCGCGAAGCCGTAAACACGTGGATGCCGATCAGGAAGGTTTCCCCGTTCTCGGTGACGGTAACCGGTGCGCCCTGGTCACCAACGCACGGTGCCCCACCATCGGTCGCGGTGCAGATGTGCGTGCTGCGGATGTTGGTCAGCAGGAAGGACAGCTCGCAGCTCAGGTTCGTGATGACGGGGCTGCGGATGAAGCGCAGGTTCGGCATCGGCAGCGGTTCGCCCGTGTTGGTGCCGGTTTCACCCCAGCCCGAGATCGTCGTGACGTAGTTGTTGAACGAGTGGCCAATGTACATGCGGCGCGGCAGGTTGATGATTTGGATTTGATCTGCAATAACGAGCGGAAGAGTCAGGGACTGTTCCACGATTCCAAGGCCTGTCGCTTACCATTCCAGCGGGGCTGACGCGACAGGGTCAGGATCGCGATGTCATCTCGCTCCAGGAACGAGCTGTAATCCGGATGTACGCGTACGTGCGCCACCGGCACAAAATCGGACGTCGTCGCAATCGTGCTCGCACCCAGCATCGCCGTAATCGAGCTCTGGCCGTTCACGCAGGATGCAGCCGTTAGGACGTGGGTCGGCGAAATCAGCGCACCACCGCAGAAGCTCGTACCGGACGCAAGCGACACGAGCAGCCCAACTGCCCACGGAGCATCGGTCGGACTAGCGATCTGGCCATTGTTGATGCGACGATCGGGCACCGCGTCCGCCTTGGGGTCGTAAAACCGACTCACCTTGCTCCAGTCGACGTCCTGCGCCGAGCGGATCTCACGACTCGAAgtcgccaccagcagcaggctgCTAGTTGCGAGCAGCACCAGTGCACAATACTTTACCATCCTGTCTGTACTAGCAGTGAACGTACAATGAGGTGTGGTTCGAAGGAAACTGTACGTTTTTTAGTCCCTACACAAAGAACGCCCCGTTAGTGAAGGGTCAAGGCAATGGAGGCTCATTAATGTGGAGGAGAAGTCATGGGGGACGTTGCAAATCGGTGTTTTTTCTCCGCAAAAGCTGCTTATCAATCGTGATTGGTCAGAAAAGAGATTTGCTGCGTGTTTTGTCGACAATATCAATACGTATCGGAAAGTTATGGGGCGTACTGGCTGACGGAGGCCTGTGCTTGACAAAAAATGGGACAGGTGTGCCTTCCAATTTCCCCCCAGCAAGGGAATGTGGATTTAGCGATAAGTTTTGCgctggttgttgttgatgcgcTTCTTGGCAGttctttccttttgttttgagtttttACTGGGTacctatttttttatgttgaaaatcatatcaGATTAGCGCATTGGAGTATTTGAAGTCATCTAAATGACGTCTCTTTGATTTGATTAAAGAATGGATTTGAAGCCACATTGTTGAGAGAAACTGTACTTTGCTCAGTAATTTTTCAAGAATTTTGTTAAAACCTGTGTTTTTAATACTAATATTAATGCTGTATCAGCACTggagttgtttatttttttctagaGAAATATTCAATGTACAACAGTTGTTCAAGTAAGAAAAAGAcgattaaaatatttcaaagtcAACTTAATCATTCATGGGGTAGGAAAGCTTAACGTCATCCTCATAAAAGTAGTCTACGGCATTCAGAGATAAAGTAAGTTATATCGTTGATGATAACTTTAAATCAGAGTGGGCCAAGGATAATATCTAGCAGGATCTCTGTTTGATTTGGAAAAGGTATTGAACATGGTGCTCCAATATGTACAGAAATATTGCTATTCAAAAAATAGCTGAAGCGTCATTCAATGCATACCATGATTCTAGTTCCTTGGACATAAACGTAATGATAATTCGAGTTCATATATTTATCTCATTAAGTACATATCAATAATCAGCTCAAGCTGAGCTTCAGGTTGGCCTGCTTTATTTAAATATCCTAACGTATTCGCATATCCTAACGTAATATATTCGCGACTTAACTTTACGATGCAACTCAGATAAGCAGCCCTCCAGAGTGATTACAGTTCTGCATAAACCCCAATTGACGTGCAAAACGAGAGTGCAATCGCTCATAATCTTATCAGCAAAAATTAGAAagaataaaaaccaaaaaaaaacactaaacctGCAACAGCCGTCGTGTTTAAACCATACCGAACAATCCCATTCCACGCTAGTTGCATTGCAAAAGTCATCCAAACCCAATCAATACCTCTCCCGGAACAATGCGTGCGTTGTGGCGAGTGATTGCGCTTAGCGTGTGCCTCCTGCTGCCTGCCGTGATACAAGGCGCAAGTATATCAAGCCCGGAAGATATCGATTGGTCTAGCGTACGTTCTATACGAGAGAGGCCGAGCTATCGTGGTGCCGTTTCAAGCCTTTCGGAGGGACCCAACCGTTCGCAGCGCATCTTGAACGGTGTGACGGTAGCGCGCGGAGATATTCCTTATGCGGCCGCTATTCTAATTAGTGAGGAATTTGCCACCTACTTCTGTGGCGGTGTGCTGGTTTCTGAGTTGTTCGTGCTAACAGCTGCATCGTGTGTTGAGGGGTAAAATATATGGAATGTCGATCGTAGCAGTTGTTGCAATAAAactgaattgttttttttttccttttctttcagAGATCGTGATCTTTCCATTACGGTGCTGCTCGATGCTGCCCAAATCAACACCGCTGGGGAGTTCATCGCGGTGTCGGAGATCATTGTACACCCGGCCCCGTCCGACAACGACATTGCTCTACTTCGGCTAAACCGTGCCGTGAGACTTAATGGTGAGTAGAAAGTCCTTAACAATCTTTCAATGTCTTTCGATTTCTTTTGAACTCCCTGTGAGATTTTTACTTTGCAAGATCATGTACACTTCTGCTAAACAAAACCGTCCTCTTCCCAGACAATATCCGCCCGGTGACACTGCCCAACCGCCGACAACGTACGATGACGTTCGTCAACCAGCTGGCATCGATCTCGGGCTGGGGTCGTACCGCTTCCAACACAAACGAGGCACTACCTCTCAACAATCTGCGCCTGGTGCGCAATCACGTCATGAGCAACTTCAACTGTGGCGTCTCGTTCCCGTTCACCATTACCGATCAACATATCTGCATCACGGGCGACAGTGGCAGTGCCTGTGCGGGTGACGAAGGTGGTCCACTGACCACGGTTGACGTCGTAACGGGACGTACGTTCCTGATCGGGCTGTACTCGTTCACCTCGTTCCTGGGGTGCGGCATGGGACGCCCAACCGTGCACACGCGCATTACGGAGTATCTGGATTGGATTGAAGCGAACTCCGACGTGGTGATACTGGACAACTGGGACACGGTAGCATAAGCATAGGCAAGGACGGTAgatcaaataaaatttattcgCAAACGCAAAAACATTTTGTACTTCTTGCTCCGTGTCTTTAGGTTACGCTCGAATGCTCGCTCCAGTGTAGATCTCAATCCAGTTGAGATAGTCGGTGACGCGCGTATGAACCGCCGGCCAGCTGCGTGTGCATCCCCGCGAGTACGTGTACGAATGAATGGCGATCACGGTCGACTGTCCGTCCTCCTCCACGATCGTTACTGGACCACCTTCATCACCCTGTAAGAAAGATTGTATGTTAAATTTCTGAATCAAACTCGCTTGCTTAGTCATCTTACCACACAGGGTGCTCCACCATCCGATGAGGTGCAAACATTGGAAGATCTCAGATAAAGTGGGAAGCTGATCGTGCAGCTAAAGTTGGAGATCACCTGCGAGCGCACCGAACGAAGCTGCTGCATTGGTAGTGCCTCGCCAGTGTTGGAAGCCGTCTCACCCCAGCCACTGATGGTGGTCCAAACGTTCGTAAACGATTCACCCACCTGTGACCGGCGGGGAAGACGTGCCAGTTGAATTTGATCTGCAAAGCGACAACAAGAACGAGGTCTTTAATTCTCCATTGAATTGTGTCTTACAGAAAACTCCAATTACCGTTAAACCGTGGCATGCGGGAAAGGGTCAGAATGGCGAGATCGTTCGCCTGGAAGAAGGAACTGTAGTCCGGATGGACCCGCACATGACTCACGACGACAAAGTCCTGCGCGCGCGTAATATCACTCGCACCCAGCAGCACCGTAATGGACGTCTGGCCTTCGACACACGTCGCCGAGGTGAGGACGTGCGTGCGAGACACCAGTACACCTCCGCAGAAGTATGTTCCCTGCTCGACCGACACCAGCACACCGACAATGTACGGCACGTCGGTCGGACCGACGACGACACCGTTGTTGATGCGACCAGTGCGCTCCGGAGCAGGGTCCGCCCGTTCCAAATACCGTTCGACGAAGCTGGCCGCCCGCTTAGCCTTGAACAAAGGGCTTTCCTGTACCGGACGCACCTCAGCCCAGTTGATATCTTCCAGACGTGTAATCGTTCCCTCGCCGGAGACGCAGGCAACGACGCTGACGATCGTCAGCCCCAGTAGGGCAACTGCTGATAGGAATCGCATCGTTCGCTGGCTGATTGACTGAAGCGGGATTAGCAGGTGGCGGGAGTATATATGCAGGTCCCACCGTTTGCTAATCTTATCAACAGAAACCCGGGTGGGAACTGTTGCAATTGAGCTGAAGCAGTAGACCACGAAAAGAGGCAACCGAAAAGAAGCGTAGCTTCCAGAAACAAATCGCCTTACGATGGGTGACGTATTTCTAACGAGTCTTCGGCAACAGCAACGCTTAACAACAGGTGTATCGTATGATTGATAACAGGCGGGGACGCTTTATTTTGGTTGTAGCATTCATTACAAACGGTTCAACAAGAGAGTTTCTTACGGCTCTACAACGACGTCCGAGTTCTGCTGGATCCAGTCCAGATACTCCGTGATGCGTGTGTGCACCGATGGCCGGCCACGATCACATCCAAACAGCCCTGAGAAGTGGAACGAATGGATCCCAATCAGGAAGGTACGCCCACTTTCGGTAACCGTTACTGGACCACCTTCGTCGCCCTGCGAATGGAAGCAAAAGTACAATAGTACCTAGAAATCTTAGAAAACTACGCTCGATTACTTACATTGCACGCTCCTCCGTTGTCCGTCGCGGTACAGATGTGCGTGCCACGGATAAACGTATGCGACAGCCCGCAGCGGAAGTTAGACGTCACCGCATCGGTGGCGAACTGCAGATTCATGATCGGGATGGGCTCATTGTCACGGCGTCCCGAGTTACCCCAGCCGGCCGTCGTCGCTGCCCAGCTGTTAAAGTCATTGCCGATCTGGCTGCGGCGCGGTAGTGCAACCGGCTGGATCGTGTCGCGAATTGGAGCCTCATGCGCAAGCGTAAGAATCGCAATATCGTCCCGGTTGAAGAACGAGCTGTAGTTCGGGTGGGACAGTATGTTCGACACACCAATGAACTCCTCCACGCTCTTCATATCCGACGCACCGAGCAGCACGGTCAGGGTGTTGGAGCTATAAAGCAGGAGTTAAAGAGTGAGCATAATGAGGTCTCTTTGCGCCTGTAATGACTTTTGCTTACCCCGAAATGCACACGGCGGCAGTGAGAACATGTCGACGCGAGATCAGCACACCACTGCAGAAGCTGTGTGCCGAGGAGCCCGAGATCAGGACGCCCGCTGCCCACGGGAACTGCGTTGGAGAAGCAATCTGTCCGTCGGCAATGCGTGCGGAGCGGACCTCATCGTCCGTTAGCGGAGGCAGGCCTTGCTTGGCACGAACGGCGTCAGTTTGGTGCAGAGTACGAACCAGCGTCCAATCGATCATACGAGGATCTACGCCGATCGCGTGCACTGTGCAGAACGCAGCGAGAAGTAGCGCTAGTAGTCTCATGATTGAAGCAAAGTCGTTTGCTGAGAGATTGACACAGGAGACAACTGACCGACTGACATCCTGTCACGGCTCaatttatggccatttgaCACGTAACGGATAGGGGGAGTGTTATCGATTTGATAGCGTCACCGTGATTGATAAGGTAGCTGCTGCGTAGCAGCTACTTGTTTTTGTCAGTAAAAAGCTTGACTTCTGATAAGATTTGGGAGTTTATCAAAGTATTTCGTTCAAGCTCTTTTTAAAGTTGCATGCAAGATTTTGACCACCTTCCCAAGATAACTAAAATTTTCAGTGCTCCTCAACCTAAGTTTACACAACACTTTTTTGCAAAATCGATACCTGTCCCAGCTCGAGCTCAATAGTACTTGTAGCCTATCGAGTTACGAGAGTACACTAACCTTTATTTCTCTAAACAGTGACAC contains:
- the LOC120894450 gene encoding brachyurin-like; this translates as MELSSVVRTILVGLCVIAVVAGSPVPDGPDRRINNGIEAGPTDVPWAAGVLVTFPSNTYFCGGTLISQRHILTSANCVNGYRTITVMLGAHDMTAVQEFITVASVLVHPDFSSFFFSNDLAILTLSRPAPLSDRIRVVQLPSRLYIGHSFNNYETTIAGWGQTGQSTGEVVPVRRLLYFRARVITNTSCLISFPLYLSSRNVCTSTENGAACVGDEGGPVTVTENGQTILIAVHSYGFSMGCERSWPSVHTRVTEYLTWIENNSDAVVM
- the LOC120897329 gene encoding chymotrypsin-like; the protein is MVKYCALVLLATSSLLLVATSSREIRSAQDVDWSKVSRFYDPKADAVPDRRINNGQIASPTDAPWAVGLLVSLASGTSFCGGALISPTHVLTAASCVNGQSSITAMLGASTIATTSDFVPVAHVRVHPDYSSFLERDDIAILTLSRQPRWNDQIQIINLPRRMYIGHSFNNYVTTISGWGETGTNTGEPLPMPNLRFIRSPVITNLSCELSFLLTNIRSTHICTATDGGAPCVGDQGAPVTVTENGETFLIGIHVFTASRCERGRPAVHVRLTEYMNWLELNTDTLIRP
- the LOC120897327 gene encoding collagenase-like encodes the protein MRALWRVIALSVCLLLPAVIQGASISSPEDIDWSSVRSIRERPSYRGAVSSLSEGPNRSQRILNGVTVARGDIPYAAAILISEEFATYFCGGVLVSELFVLTAASCVEGDRDLSITVLLDAAQINTAGEFIAVSEIIVHPAPSDNDIALLRLNRAVRLNDNIRPVTLPNRRQRTMTFVNQLASISGWGRTASNTNEALPLNNLRLVRNHVMSNFNCGVSFPFTITDQHICITGDSGSACAGDEGGPLTTVDVVTGRTFLIGLYSFTSFLGCGMGRPTVHTRITEYLDWIEANSDVVILDNWDTVA
- the LOC120894461 gene encoding transmembrane protease serine 9-like, which gives rise to MKKFTVLAATALLLLLGQVSSTPVDPRSVDWSVVRTLHQTDAIRAKQGLAPLTDDQVRSSRISEGQIATATQFPWAVGVLISGSSSHSFCSGVLISPRFVLTAAVCISGSNTLTILLGASDMTRVEEFIGVSNILSHPNYSSFFNRDDIAILTLSSPAPIRNTIRPIDLPRWSDAGNNFNNWAATTAGWGNTGRRENEPIPIPNLHFVVDSVNSNFVCGLSHTFIRDTHICTSTDNGGPCNGDEGGPVTVTESGRTFLVGIHSFHFSGLFGCDRGRSAVHTRITEYLGWIQDNTDVTIHSNTLTVLLGASDMKSVEEFIGVSNILSHPNYSSFFNRDDIAILTLAHEAPIRDTIQPVALPRRSQIGNDFNSWAATTAGWGNSGRRDNEPIPIMNLQFATDAVTSNFRCGLSHTFIRGTHICTATDNGGACNGDEGGPVTVTESGRTFLIGIHSFHFSGLFGCDRGRPSVHTRITEYLDWIQQNSDVVVEPQRTMRFLSAVALLGLTIVSVVACVSGEGTITRLEDINWAEVRPVQESPLFKAKRAASFVERYLERADPAPERTGRINNGVVVGPTDVPYIVGVLVSVEQGTYFCGGVLVSRTHVLTSATCVEGQTSITVLLGASDITRAQDFVVVSHVRVHPDYSSFFQANDLAILTLSRMPRFNDQIQLARLPRRSQVGESFTNVWTTISGWGETASNTGEALPMQQLRSVRSQVISNFSCTISFPLYLRSSNVCTSSDGGAPCVGDEGGPVTIVEEDGQSTVIAIHSYTYSRGCTRSWPAVHTRVTDYLNWIEIYTGASIRA
- the LOC120897328 gene encoding collagenase-like, which codes for MRLLALLLAAFCTVHAIGVDPRMIDWTLVRTLHQTDAVRAKQGLPPLTDDEVRSARIADGQIASPTQFPWAAGVLISGSSAHSFCSGVLISRRHVLTAAVCISGSNTLTVLLGASDMKSVEEFIGVSNILSHPNYSSFFNRDDIAILTLAHEAPIRDTIQPVALPRRSQIGNDFNSWAATTAGWGNSGRRDNEPIPIMNLQFATDAVTSNFRCGLSHTFIRGTHICTATDNGGACNGDEGGPVTVTESGRTFLIGIHSFHFSGLFGCDRGRPSVHTRITEYLDWIQQNSDVVVEP